From a single Lolium rigidum isolate FL_2022 chromosome 7, APGP_CSIRO_Lrig_0.1, whole genome shotgun sequence genomic region:
- the LOC124673016 gene encoding uncharacterized protein LOC124673016, protein MAVDGGGGTAAPNGEDDWLRLYGRVVAILPQVEALAAARARLEVVNALQHEFWEARDALLQHRLLQAEESVRSWEAAYIHLQPSGDDQRFAELQQSDLEDLATFVDVFAAENAEFQIKVKEVDAGADHSQNPADHERITEDLKAELQKLKQAYEALCSEKDKKVAEITAERDFVRDQFKTLERDYADLRSYMNNKSTRDSEAALELQKNVEQLQLASQKKDEEIRKLRARVKAAEAKRKLVPESKLQKMDSTPKKIDKEIEKCKDRQPEASKKHKKDTSGTPKKGCSEGPALVVETRNYSSKQMLTEDGQPEASQKRKCATFLSSNDGQNGNDEETHRKVLEPLKKKMVSGKKGVEQGDNKAKADGKGHTESKRSPDKLAIYNALLYLRSVKDSFTDKPEKHKEFLVIQSEFVSRKIGVNAFISAVAVLLDGHPELIRGFKSCFTYSPTQVRLNFRVLLKCWWLGTDEEDMK, encoded by the exons ATGgccgtcgacggcggcggcggcaccgcgGCGCCAAACGGGGAGGACGACTGGCTGCGTCTGTACGGCCGGGTCGTGGCGATTCTGCCGCAGGTGGAggcgctcgccgccgcccgcgcgcggcTGGAGGTCGTCAACGCGCTCCAGCACGAGTTCTGGGAGGCCCGCGACGCACTCCTCCAGCATCGCCTCCTCCAG GCGGAGGAGAGCGTTAGGAGTTGGGAGGCGGCCTACATCCACCTGCAGCCCTCCGGGGATGATCAGAGGTTCGCCG AACTCCAACAGAGTGACTTGGAGGACTTAGCAACTTTTGTAGATGTTTTCGCTGCAGAAAACGCAGAATTTCAG ataaaagtgaaggaagttgaCGCTGGTGCAGATCATAGTCAAAATCCTGCAGACCACGAGCGCATAACAGAAGATTTAAAAGCAGAGCTACAAAAATTGAAGCAAGCTTATGAAGCCCTTTGCTCAGAGAAGGATAAGAAAGTTGCTGAAATAACTGCAGAAAGGGATTTTGTCAGGGACCAGTTTAAGACACTGGAGCGGGACTATGCTGATTTACGTAGCTACATGAACAATAAGTCTACACGAGATAGTGAGGCAGCGCTAGAGCTTCAGAAGAATGTAGAACAGTTGCAACTGGCGTCCCAAAAGAAGGATGAGGAGATTCGCAAATTGCGAGCACGAGTGAAAGCAGCTGAGGCCAAAAGGAAATTGGTACCTGAAAGTAAGCTACAAAAAATGGACTCTACTCCCAAGAAGATAGACAAAGAAATTGAGAAATGCAAGGATCGGCAACCTGAGGCAAGTAAAAAACACAAGAAAGATACGAGTGGAACACCCAAAAAAGGCTGTTCTGAAGGTCCTGCTTTAGTGGTGGAAACAAGAAATTATTCTTCTAAGCAAATGCTAACAGAAGATGGGCAACCTGAGGCTAGCCAGAAGCGCAAGTGTGCCACTTTCTTATCTAGT AATGATGGCCAGAATGGAAATGATGAGGAAACACATAGGAAAGTTTTAGAGCCTCTTAAGAAGAAGATGGTATCAGGAAAAAAGGGGGTGGAGCAAGGGGACAATAAGGCCAAAGCCGACGGAAAGGGGCACACTGAAAGCAAACG GTCTCCGGACAAGCTGGCGATTTACAATGCACTCCTGTACCTCCGCAGCGTGAAAGATAGTTTCACGGACAAACCCGAGAAGCACAAGGAGTTCCTGGTGATCCAGAGCGAATTCGTTAGCAGGAA GATCGGTGTCAACGCCTTTATCAGCGCCGTGGCGGTCCTGCTCGATGGGCACCCCGAACTCATCCGTGGATTCAAGAGTTGTTTTACTTATTCTCCAACACAA GTTCGTCTG AACTTCAGGGTGCTTTTGAAGTGTTGGTGGCTGGGCACTGATGAGGAGGACATGAAGTAA
- the LOC124673017 gene encoding ent-kaurenoic acid oxidase 1-like, whose protein sequence is MVVSWAYLLGAVPLLCLAFWHAADAWYRAAFFLKHGSNKDSNGVRRRLPPGHMGLPFLGETISLLWYFKRLRRPDEFIRAKRRAYGGEEIGMYRTHLFGSPTVVVCAPAANKFVFQAGGDTFGVRWPVPELVGLKAIGIVEGGHHTRLRGVIVGAINRPSSLRTIAAVVQPSIVAAFNSWAGMGTIVASDEAKKVVFTSICKMFVSMEPSPLTHKINQWFTGLLAGLRALPVDFPGTAVHEALKCRRKLNTVFREEIEARKCMGKKYDDVMSGFMETEDEQGMKLSDDEVVDNILSAIVAGYESTATAIMWAMYHLAKSPDALAKLREENVAMSKAKGGSYFITHDDIPKMKYTAKVVEETIRMANIASMMPRVAKMDVEYGGYTIPKGWQVMVMVRSLHTDPSYYPDPLTFNPDRWSEPAKPGTYQVFGGGYRICPGNMLAKLQLTIMLHHLSIGYEWELLNPNAETNYLPHPKPVDGAAMAFRRLAT, encoded by the exons ATGGTGGTCTCGTGGGCATATCTGCTGGGTGCCGTCCCGCTGCTCTGCCTGGCCTTCTGGCACGCGGCGGACGCGTGGTACCGCGCCGCCTTCTTCCTCAAGCACGGCAGCAACAAGGACAGCAATGGTGTCCGCCGTCGCCTCCCGCCGGGGCACATGGGCCTGCCCTTCCTCGGCGAGACGATCTCCCTGCTCTGGTACTTCAAGCGCCTGCGCCGCCCCGACGAGTTCATCCGCGCCAAGAGGCGCGCGTACGGCGGCGAGGAGATAGGAATGTACCGGACGCACCTGTTCGGTTCCCCCACCGTGGTCGTCTGTGCACCGGCGGCCAACAAATTCGTGTTTCAGGCCGGGGGAGACACCTTCGGCGTCCGGTGGCCTGTGCCCGAGCTGGTGGGGCTCAAGGCCATAGGGATCGTCGAGGGCGGCCACCACACCAGGCTGAGAGGAGTCATCGTCGGCGCCATCAACCGGCCTAGCTCGCTCCGGACAATCGCCGCCGTAGTGCAGCCGAGTATCGTGGCGGCGTTCAACTCTTGGGCCGGCATGGGCACTATCGTCGCCTCCGACGAGGCCAAAAAA GTGGTGTTCACCAGCATTTGCAAGATGTTTGTAAGCATGGAGCCGTCGCCTCTAACACATAAGATCAACCAGTGGTTCACCGGCTTGCTCGCGGGCCTGAGGGCATTGCCGGTAGATTTTCCAGGGACGGCGGTCCACGAGGCTCTCAAGTGCCGCCGGAAGCTGAATACCGTGTTTCGGGAGGAGATAGAGGCGAGGAAATGTATGGGCAAAAAGTATGACGATGTGATGAGCGGGTTTATGGAAACAGAGGACGAGCAAGGGATGAAGTTGAGCGATGATGAAGTGGTGGACAACATCTTGTCTGCCATTGTTGCTGGCTACGAGTCCACTGCCACCGCAATCATGTGGGCCATGTACCACCTTGCCAAATCCCCCGACGCCCTTGCCAAACTCCGG GAGGAGAATGTGGCAATGAGCAAAGCGAAAGGTGGCTCGTATTTTATTACGCACGACGACATCCCAAAGATGAAGTACACGGCGAAGGTAGTGGAGGAGACGATCCGCATGGCCAATATCGCGTCaatgatgcctcgcgtggcgaagATGGATGTGGAGTACGGCGGATACACCATACCAAAGGGGTGgcaggtgatggtgatggtgaggtCGCTCCACACGGACCCGAGCTACTACCCAGATCCACTTACCTTCAACCCTGATAGATGGAGT GAACCAGCCAAGCCAGGGACGTACCAGGTGTTTGGAGGCGGGTACAGGATCTGCCCCGGCAATATGCTCGCCAAGCTGCAGCTCACCATCATGCTCCATCACCTCTCAATCGGCTACGA ATGGGAGTTGCTGAATCCTAACGCTGAAACTAATTACCTTCCGCACCCAAAGCCAGTGGACGGTGCAGCCATGGCCTTCCGTAGGCTTGCTACATAA
- the LOC124673018 gene encoding uncharacterized protein LOC124673018, translated as MSAAAAAAASPASEGGGRAEWLRVYDRMVAILRKNHRHVEALLADRSRLEALLRVQHDFWLARHGLLRGRLNETRRAEACLRRCDAAKLELLLGAKFRKLRRYQIHAENQDEDLEDFKTCAVALAEENAKLKLKLKEVESSPELSENTGEHEHSGRDWRAEIRELKIAYKNLSSEKNKEVSALAAQKDFVWHQFKTMEKEYGSLLKKKTTEAAQATEAAQRLQQKVEELQAAAQKKDDDIGRLQAEANGAKKVILVLEDKLQKLHSLASEKDGEIQKVKGGHLQASQKRKQDISGTHIKSRSEGHSQRGKSKNNARRKMVEEDQPETSQKRQCASSLSNGLALGRCSSRMQLKPAGSPALQQVLFHSSFKVPKLKTPPAPPPPPPL; from the exons atgtccgccgccgccgccgccgccgcctcgccggcgTCGGAGGGCGGCGGCCGAGCCGAGTGGCTGCGCGTCTACGACCGGATGGTGGCCATCCTCCGCAAGAACCACCGGCACGTCGAGGCGCTGCTCGCCGACCGGTCCCGCCTCGAGGCGCTCCTCAGGGTCCAGCACGACTTCTGGCTCGCCCGCCACGGCCTCCTCCGGGGCCGCCTCAACGAG ACGCGGAGGGCGGAGGCGTGCCTGCGGAGGTGCGACGCGGCGAAGCTGGAGCTGCTTCTCGGGGCCAAGTTCCGGAAGCTGCGGCGCTACCAGATCCACGCCG AAAACCAAGATGAGGACTTGGAAGATTTTAAAACGTGTGCAGTAGCTTTGGCTGAAGAAAATGCTAAACTGAAG TTAAAACTGAAGGAAGTTGAAAGTTCTCCTGAGCTTAGTGAGAACACTGGAGAACATGAGCACAGTGGACGAGATTGGAGAGCTGAGATAAGGGAGTTAAAAATAGCATACAAGAACCTGAGCTCAGAGAAGAATAAGGAAGTTTCTGCATTGGCTGCTCAAAAGGATTTTGTGTGGCACCAGTTCAAGacgatggagaaggagtacggCTCGCTCCTTAAGAAGAAGACAACAGAGGCAGCACAGGCTACTGAAGCAGCACAAAGGCTTCAGCAGAAGGTGGAAGAGCTGCAAGCGGCTGCCCAAAAGAAGGATGATGATATTGGTAGATTACAAGCAGAAGCTAATGGTGCTAAAAAGGTGATACTGGTTCTGGAGGATAAGCTACAAAAACTGCACTCCTTGGCCAGTGAGAAAGATGGAGAAATCCAGAAGGTCAAGGGTGGGCACCTACAGGCCAGTCAAAAGCGAAAGCAGGATATCAGTGGGACACATATAAAGTCTAGGTCCGAAGGTCATTCTCAACGCGGCAAATCCAAAAATAATGCTCGGAGGAAAATGGTAGAAGAAGATCAACCTGAGACCAGTCAGAAGCGTCAGTGTGCGTCTTCCTTATCAAAT GGTCTGGCCCTCGGACGTTGCTCGTCGAGGATGCAGCTGAAACCTGCTGGGTCGCCTGCGCTTCAGCAGGTACTCTTCCACTCCAGTTTCAAGGTCCCAAAGCTGAAGACCCCTCcagctcctcctccccctcctccactgTAG